In Spirochaeta lutea, the following proteins share a genomic window:
- a CDS encoding CinA family protein gives MKARFEKQIDELSRDVVIRLGQIDKSLMVAESCTAGLLGHSIARTPGASKIFWGGLIVYSNSAKQILAGVDPEIIQGSGAVSEETVDALLHGLLQRFPIDAALAVSGIAGPGGGTPEKPVGTVYIGSICRWLDEKKYIQRCRFEGERVEIQAQAVIEGMKQLLTML, from the coding sequence ATGAAGGCTCGATTTGAAAAACAGATTGATGAGCTTTCAAGGGATGTAGTGATTCGGCTTGGCCAGATTGATAAATCCCTAATGGTAGCCGAATCCTGTACTGCCGGACTTCTCGGGCACAGTATTGCCAGGACCCCTGGGGCATCAAAAATCTTTTGGGGTGGATTGATCGTATATTCGAATTCAGCTAAGCAGATTCTTGCAGGAGTGGATCCAGAAATTATTCAAGGATCTGGTGCTGTCTCTGAGGAGACTGTGGATGCTTTATTACATGGACTGTTACAGCGATTCCCTATTGATGCAGCCTTGGCTGTTAGCGGAATTGCAGGTCCTGGCGGCGGAACGCCGGAAAAACCTGTTGGCACGGTTTATATCGGGTCCATCTGCCGGTGGCTCGATGAAAAAAAATACATACAACGCTGTAGGTTTGAGGGAGAACGAGTGGAAATTCAAGCTCAAGCCGTAATTGAAGGGATGAAGCAGCTACTCACCATGCTGTAG
- the rho gene encoding transcription termination factor Rho, protein MNDSEEQDTSSGDELTGNQDIQNNRQSDEDQEKPAKKRIYATKRNTSTEGSDSSESSSDNGNNGNHDNKQNRGSDSHRKKSRKKKIKVELKESSESANEGPDASQIISGTANEYGGFDQDQGSSNSKAISINELIWMSMKELRNVATQMGISHDNLMILKKQEIVFAILKAHTERNGTIYAYGSLEILPDGYGFLRSPQNSYLPGQDDIYISPSQIRLFNLKTGDTVYGQIRPPKEGERFFAMLRVESVNYDNPSVAQSRIPFDNLTPLYPDVRLNMETKSGEPSTRMINLFCPIGKGQRGLIVAPPRTGKTVLLQKIANAITENQPEVYLIVLLIDERPEEVTDMQRNVNAEVISSTFDEQATRHVQVAEMVLEKARRLVEHGRDVVILLDSITRLARAYNQTVPTSGKILSGGVDSNALHKPKRFFGAARNIEGGGSLTIMATALVETGSRMDEVIFEEFKGTGNMEINLDRKLAERRLFPAINIKRSGTRREDLLLTEEEINKMWVLRKAINPMDDIEILELLIDRMKKTKNNEAFLRSMNTGAGE, encoded by the coding sequence GTGAATGATTCTGAAGAGCAGGATACTTCATCAGGAGATGAACTAACCGGAAACCAAGATATTCAGAATAATCGGCAATCCGATGAGGATCAGGAAAAACCTGCCAAGAAACGGATTTATGCAACCAAGAGGAACACTTCAACTGAAGGTTCTGATTCATCAGAGTCTAGTTCTGATAATGGGAACAATGGTAACCATGACAATAAGCAAAACAGGGGCTCCGACTCGCATAGAAAGAAAAGCCGGAAAAAGAAGATAAAGGTAGAATTAAAAGAGTCATCTGAATCTGCCAATGAGGGCCCCGATGCTTCACAGATTATTAGCGGTACGGCTAATGAATATGGCGGTTTCGATCAAGATCAAGGTTCCTCGAACAGCAAGGCCATTAGTATCAATGAGCTGATTTGGATGAGTATGAAGGAACTCAGGAATGTAGCTACCCAGATGGGAATAAGCCACGATAACCTGATGATACTGAAGAAACAAGAAATTGTTTTTGCCATCCTCAAGGCTCATACGGAACGAAACGGCACTATTTATGCCTATGGTTCCTTAGAAATACTTCCCGATGGATATGGGTTTTTGCGCTCGCCCCAGAACAGCTACTTACCCGGCCAGGATGATATTTATATTTCTCCAAGTCAGATTCGGTTATTTAATCTTAAAACCGGTGACACGGTGTATGGCCAGATAAGGCCTCCGAAGGAGGGCGAACGATTCTTCGCCATGCTCCGGGTGGAATCGGTAAACTACGATAATCCCTCGGTGGCACAGAGCCGGATCCCCTTTGATAACCTAACACCCCTATACCCGGATGTTAGATTGAACATGGAAACAAAATCAGGTGAACCTTCAACACGCATGATTAACCTGTTCTGCCCCATCGGTAAGGGGCAACGTGGATTAATTGTTGCACCTCCAAGAACAGGAAAGACCGTTCTTCTGCAAAAAATCGCCAACGCGATAACCGAAAATCAGCCCGAAGTTTATTTAATCGTATTACTTATCGATGAACGGCCTGAAGAAGTTACCGATATGCAACGGAACGTAAATGCCGAGGTGATTTCTTCAACCTTTGATGAGCAGGCAACACGTCACGTACAAGTAGCAGAGATGGTACTGGAGAAAGCAAGGCGTTTGGTTGAGCATGGACGGGATGTTGTAATATTACTTGATTCTATTACCCGATTAGCACGTGCCTACAACCAGACCGTTCCCACATCAGGAAAGATCCTCTCCGGAGGGGTTGATTCCAACGCCTTACATAAACCAAAACGGTTTTTTGGTGCTGCTCGTAATATCGAGGGCGGCGGGAGTTTAACGATAATGGCAACCGCCCTGGTGGAAACCGGAAGTAGAATGGACGAGGTCATTTTTGAAGAGTTCAAGGGTACCGGTAATATGGAGATTAATTTGGATAGGAAACTTGCCGAACGGCGATTGTTCCCCGCAATTAATATTAAGCGATCCGGTACCAGACGTGAGGATCTTCTCTTAACCGAAGAAGAGATTAACAAAATGTGGGTTCTCCGTAAGGCAATTAACCCCATGGACGATATAGAAATACTGGAACTTCTGATTGACAGAATGAAAAAAACTAAGAATAATGAGGCCTTCCTGCGTTCCATGAATACTGGTGCAGGAGAGTAA
- a CDS encoding type B 50S ribosomal protein L31: MKEGIHPEYRFVVFKDLASGHMFLTKSTVPSNKTVKYEDGNEYPVFEVEISSASHPFFTGKQQLVDTAGRVERFKKKYNIK; encoded by the coding sequence ATGAAAGAAGGAATACATCCCGAGTATCGTTTTGTTGTATTTAAGGATCTTGCGTCAGGACATATGTTTTTAACCAAGTCCACCGTACCAAGTAATAAGACAGTTAAGTACGAAGATGGAAACGAATACCCTGTTTTTGAGGTGGAAATCTCCAGTGCTTCCCACCCATTCTTTACCGGGAAGCAACAGCTGGTAGACACCGCTGGACGTGTAGAGCGATTTAAGAAAAAATACAATATCAAATAA
- the lnt gene encoding apolipoprotein N-acyltransferase, producing the protein MHRHILSIVASVIVYAASMPNPLLPYGSTLIGLVSLIPLFFSIQEIDSEHLPGMGAVFGFLWSITHYYWLSNFGSFSIWTLGGVSLVYTAYYAVFFPLLGNAIKTKSPFRIFFIPAVWVSFEFLRSIGYLAFPWNLTGYSLAPILPIIQIADVGGVFLVSYFIVLLQSLIFSTLDSYYTKQVVSTVAAHTSNQNSRALHLRTWIFWVILGVLFWGYGLYRINQQRGIESTQFLDAVLIQQNQDSWQRGSGAAALEDIQNLTLESLQKRPMNFSSFPFPEYPWNPHVITWSETSIPYVLNTLLRHADDIPASKPFSQFIQELPAPLLTGAPLNAPNSLTGPRYMNGATILSTTNDKGIVSEGQYGKRRLIPFAEHIPLAELPFISNFLKDVVGLPSSGWAHGPDYQPLSIRHSSGRILAGTPICFEDSFSPVTRIQTILGADLFINLTNNSWSKTIAAQTQHLAAARFRTIETRRPMLRSTNSGVTSYIDTTGDIRFTAPMFEARGDSLRIDIQDDPVMTLHTRYGDVFSMVLIYVVWISILLRREPTVSVDNP; encoded by the coding sequence ATGCATAGACACATCCTTTCTATTGTTGCATCAGTTATCGTATATGCAGCTTCGATGCCGAATCCGTTGCTACCCTATGGATCTACCCTTATCGGACTCGTCTCCTTAATCCCACTCTTTTTTTCTATACAGGAAATTGATTCGGAACATCTTCCGGGTATGGGAGCTGTTTTCGGTTTTTTATGGAGTATAACCCATTATTATTGGCTCTCGAATTTTGGAAGTTTCAGTATTTGGACCCTCGGCGGAGTCTCGTTGGTGTATACCGCCTATTATGCCGTTTTTTTTCCTCTTCTTGGGAATGCTATAAAGACCAAATCACCCTTTAGAATTTTCTTCATTCCCGCTGTATGGGTATCCTTCGAGTTCCTCCGCTCTATCGGGTACCTTGCGTTTCCTTGGAATCTTACTGGATATTCATTAGCTCCAATCCTTCCCATCATCCAAATAGCCGATGTAGGCGGGGTATTTTTAGTAAGTTATTTCATTGTTCTACTTCAGAGCCTGATATTCTCCACTCTTGATTCATATTATACAAAGCAGGTTGTATCCACCGTGGCCGCACATACCTCAAATCAGAATTCAAGAGCACTACATCTTCGCACATGGATTTTCTGGGTAATACTAGGGGTACTGTTTTGGGGGTACGGTCTGTATCGTATCAATCAACAAAGGGGTATAGAATCAACACAGTTTCTTGATGCAGTACTCATTCAACAGAATCAAGACTCATGGCAACGAGGAAGCGGGGCTGCTGCACTGGAGGATATTCAGAATCTTACCCTCGAATCCCTCCAAAAGCGACCCATGAATTTTTCGTCCTTCCCCTTCCCTGAATACCCATGGAATCCCCATGTTATCACCTGGAGTGAAACGAGCATCCCCTATGTCCTCAACACACTGCTTCGTCATGCGGATGATATCCCCGCTTCAAAACCCTTCAGCCAATTTATCCAGGAGCTCCCCGCCCCATTATTGACCGGAGCACCCCTCAATGCTCCTAATAGCCTAACTGGTCCAAGATACATGAACGGCGCAACCATTCTCTCCACTACGAATGATAAAGGCATAGTATCAGAGGGGCAATACGGCAAACGCCGGCTTATTCCTTTTGCAGAGCATATTCCCTTGGCCGAACTACCTTTCATTTCCAATTTCCTGAAGGACGTAGTAGGCCTTCCATCCTCGGGGTGGGCACACGGCCCGGATTATCAGCCCCTTTCCATCAGGCACAGCAGCGGCCGGATCCTGGCTGGTACACCCATCTGTTTTGAAGATTCATTTTCTCCTGTTACTCGAATACAGACCATTCTCGGCGCGGACTTGTTTATTAATCTAACCAATAATAGTTGGTCAAAAACGATAGCCGCACAAACGCAACACCTAGCCGCCGCCCGGTTCCGCACTATTGAAACACGACGGCCGATGCTCCGCTCCACCAATTCGGGGGTCACAAGCTACATCGATACCACAGGTGACATCAGGTTCACGGCCCCTATGTTTGAGGCACGAGGTGATTCTCTGCGTATAGATATTCAGGACGACCCTGTCATGACATTGCACACCAGATACGGGGATGTATTCTCCATGGTACTCATCTATGTCGTCTGGATTAGCATCCTTCTGCGAAGAGAGCCCACCGTCTCCGTAGATAACCCTTGA